The stretch of DNA GGTTAGATATGGGGTGGAAATGCATTCAAAGAATTCCCTGTTTCAAGTTTGAATGCAAgctttggtcaaaaaaaaaaaaagtttgaatgcaagctgttttttattttgaacacAAATCATACACTCTATTGATGATTTATTGATTAAAGTGGTGACCTGGTGCCATTGGCCTTCCTTAACATTGTGTGAGTAGATATCTTGCTATAGATTTCTATGTTTAGCTTGTGATGCTAGAGCAAGATATGAGTAGGAATTTCTCAAAGTTATCGAGTCACCATTGGTATGAGAACAATTGTACACACTAAGATAGTTAGTTTTGGTTGTAAGATTTTAGGTATTTATTCTAATTCTAAAATCTAAATTATAACAGACATGAATTTTGTTATCATGTGTTTTGTTTGTTGGATATTTaatagaataatttattttaaagttaattattgtataatgattaaattaattaatttttgaccAAGTCATAACATGGTAcacatttttgttttaattccTATTTACTTGGTTTTTAATCCTAATTACTAGGATTGGAAGTTATGCTTGGTACTATTAATTAGAACATGAGTATATTATGTAAAAGGATAGATGATATGATGGTACGTGAGAGGAAAAATAAGGAGAATGAGATATGAGTAAAATATAAGTGATTAGAGCAACACTCTTAAAAAGTTCTTCCTCTTCACATACAATTGAGTTATCTTCCTGGATTACATTACCGTTCTGTCATTCATATCCGggaaggacctgttgaatcctgggggatttgcacttatgaggcggataaatccttaaggacagtgcgatcagcacgcctcaggtattgtCTCACTATTTTACAGGTCATTCATCGTTGTTGGATTCATGGTTGTATACTTTAAGGTTGCCGACATCAATGATAAGTGCAAAAAAGTAGTTGAATTATATTATGAATTAAGGCAATTATtaacttgttttgcaagatTTGTGTATATAAGTCCCCAAGAATTGTACATATATGTTTTGATCTAAATTATGTTAGTATATCTTAAATCCCAATCATTTTGACAAGTTTTTGTaattaaagttgaatttttGATGTAGAATGAATGTTTGATCTTGAAGATGTTCGCTGGGCTAGagaaagccagagaaagccagaaaTTTTGTTCAATTGGCAGAGAGtttctggcttaagccagagaaagccaaAAATCCTATTGAATTGGCAGAGAGtttctggcttaagccagaTAAAGCTACAAGTCCTGTTGAATTGACAGTGAGTTTGGCtccagccagagaaagccagaagAGCTGGAGGTGACTCAGAGGACACGTGTTAGCAAACCCAGCTTTGAAGTAAGGTAGCTGGCTGAGCCAGCTATAGCTGGCTGGGCCAACTTAAAAATCTAGTTCACTATAAAAGGACACCAAGAGTAGAAAAATGGATGATGTAGCTTGTAATACTTctaaaaaaacagagaaaaacaTCTTAGGAGCTAGGTTTAAGCAACTTGAAGGTGGATTTGCTCATCTTTGTTGAGGAATCAACTCATGATGTTTGTTCATCTCAATTTCTTTcatctttgtaaagttactatATCTATGGGTAACTAAACTCTCTtattgttgggattagatgtaaaATAGTCTATGAATATGTATTTATCTTGATCTTGTGTTATACATGTTTTGGTGATTCAATCAATCTTGATATTATCCTTGCTTTTAATGTTTTATTCTTTGGATTTGAAATAGTATAGGGATATATGTTTTGAATCAATGAATTAGGATAATATCTATTGAATCTAAACTCTAGGAATAGATTTAGATTTAATAATCACTTAAAGTATTGGTGTTTAAAAGATATTGTATCAATTAATCACCCGAGGGATCGGGGATTGATCGATGTAATAGTTTCTCGTCGTTATCTGGGAACGGAAATGTACGAAGAGCAATACGTGATAAAATTGGTTGGTAACTCAAATATGTATAACAGGTCAAGGAAATGCATATGAATAGATATTTGAATTCTAATCCCGGCAATTTCATTTCTCTGATATTAAAATCATCTTTTAATCGCAATTTTATGTTCACAAGCAAGTTTTCATTACAAAATctctgaaactcttacttaaAATCATGGTGATTGTTGAACGGCTTTTGATATCGCACTAGTCCCTGCGGATACGATATAACCAAAATACTTACTTTTGATACCTCatcaaatggcgccgttgccggggactggcgtttGATATTAATAGCATAGCTACAATTTCTATCGTTTTAAGCAATTTTGtacttttagttttattttactACTTGTTATCCATCGTGCATGCTAACTTGTCTGGTTAGATTGTTGAATCCTGTTTATGCGAGGAAAGACTTCTGCAGAAAACTTACTCTTTGATCCCGAAATCGAGAGAACTGCTAGAAGAAATAATAGTcagagaaagaaaaggaaacaacGAGCCAAACAAAAGCAGCTGCTAGAAGGAACTTCTGTTTCtatttcttcaatttctccTATAATCGAAGACATCATGGCTGAAGAAGAACCTCAAAATGGTGGTGGGGGTGTTAGGCCATGCCACAACAGTCCAAGACGGCTTGCTCATCTTGCAAGGCCACAAAGGGCAGCCAGACAAACTGAGATGAAAACTGGACTTCTCCAGCTATTATATGCTAACCCTTTTGCAGGTTTATCGCACGAAGATCCATACAATCATCTTGTGAAGTTTTATGAAATTGCTGGTTCACTTGGTGCTTCTGAAGCGGAGGAAGAATCGGTGTTCATGAGAATGTTTCCACACTCTTTAATTGGTACGGCAAAAGACTGGTACCTTGACTTACCTGCTCAGGTCATGACAAATTGGAACACGTTGGAAGAAAAGTTTCTCGACAGATTCTTCCCGCATCACAAGTTCATGGAAGCAAAGACAACAATTGCGGTGTTTGCCCAAGGTTCAAATGAAACTCTTTGTGAAGCTTGGGACAGATACAAGTCTATGTTACGGAAGTGTCCTAATCATGGCTTTGATGAGCTCACTCAAATTCATATCTTTCGCAACGGACTTCTTCAACAATCAAAGCTTTTATTAGATGCTACAGCCGGTGGTTCATTATTGTCTTTAAATGCTGCAGATGCTACAGCAATCATAGAGAAGATGGCACTTAGTGACCGTCAAAGTGAGCGCAACAAGAATCCATCACAAAGAAAAGCTGGGATTCTTGAACTTGATACTTCAGATGCTGTTTTAGCTCAGAATAAGCTTCTTACCAACACTGTGGAAGAACTTTCACAACAAATGTCAAAATTGATTACTCTCCACGAAGGGTCTGGTAAAGCTAAGCAAGTAGCCTACTGTGAGCTGTGTACCGGAGACCATCCAACAGGTCATTGTCCGCCAGAAAATGAGGAAGTGAACTTTATGGGAAACCAACCAAGACAAGGTCAGTATCAAAACAACACTGGCTATCAAAGAGGAAATAATTCAAACTATGGTCAAGGTTGGAGACAGGATGCTGGATCATCGAATAGACAAAAGCAATATGAAAGTTATAACCAGTTACCTACTCAACAAAACCAAAACTCTGATTTGGAAGTAACTTTGCATAAATTCATGGAAATGCAGCAAAAACAATTACAACAGTAccaacagcaacaacaacagttccaacagcagcagcaacaatTCCAGCAAGAAACTCAAGTTTACCAAAGAGGCAATGATGCGGTGTTGAGAAATCTTGAAACTCAAATTGGTCAAATAGCTAAACAAGTGGCCAACAATACCAATCAAGGAGGATCTTTCGCCGCCAACACATAAACCAATCCAAAAGAACAATGCAAGTCCATTACAACCAGGAGCGGAAAAGAGATTGGTAAAGGCATTGGTGACAACCTGAAGACTGAAGACGCAGTTGTTGAAGCTAGAGAAAAGCAAGAGGGAGAAGTCGAAGAAAGTGAGAATGAGgcagaagagaaaaataaagagggagacttagttgaaaaaaatcaaaaaaatgaaaaaagtcaaaaaaatgaaaaatatgagaaaaatgaagaagaagaagagcttGAGGGAGAAGTGAGTaatgagaggaagaaaaagaatCAGAAGGCAAGAGAAGAGAAAAGCATTCAGAAGAGTCCTCCTGTTCAACACTTGCCATATCCACATGCTCAATCAAAGAAAGACAAAGAAAGGCAGTATGCGAGGTTTCTAGATATTTTCAAAAGATTGCAGATCAACATTCCATTTTCGGAAGCCTTAGAGCAGATGCCTACATATGCCAAATTCATGAAAGAGATCTTAaccaagaaaagaaagtacAGCGATGATGAGGTTATTCAGTTAGATGCGAGTTGTAGTGCTATCATTCAGAGAACCTTACCGACAAAAGAGAAAGATCCGGGAAGAGTTACATTGCCCGTCACTATAGGGAATGTCAATGTTGGAAAGGCTCTTATTGATTTGGGTTCAAGCATAAATCTTATTCCATTGTCTGTTATTGAAAGGATTGGTGGTCTTGATATCACATGTACGAGAATGACATTGCAACTAGCCGACAAATCCATCACACGTCCTTCAGGAATGGCTGAAGATGTTCTTGTCAAAGTTGACAAATTCATGTTTCCTATAGACTTTGTGGTGATGGATATTGAAGAGGATGATGATGTTCCGTTGATTCTTGGAAGGCCTTTTATGAAAACGGCACGCATGATGATTGACATTGATGATGGGGTGATGAAAGTTAGAGTCCAAGATGAAGAAGTTAGTTTCAATTTATGGGAAGCCATGAAGCATTCAAAAGACAAGGGAGTGTGTTTTAAAATGGATGCTACTGAAGAAGCAATCTTGGATGTGCAAAAACAATTGATGAAACCATCACCGCTTGAACAAGTTTTGACAAATGCACTCAATGACATTGATTCTGATGAAGAGCGAGAAATTAAAGAGTGTTTGAAAGAACTTGATGCTTTGAAAGAGGTGTCTCCTCTTGAAGCAAAGATAGAAGAGTTGAAGGATGAATACAAGCCGGTTGAAGTGAAACTTGAATTAAAAACATTACCTTCACACTTGAAGTATGTGTTTCTTGAAGAAGGTAACAACAAACCGGTCATAATCAGCAATTCTTTGTCAATTCATGAGGAAAATAGTTTGATTCAAATTCTGAAAGAGAACAAAAAGGCAATTGGATGGGTGTTATCTGACTTGAAAGGTATCAGCCCGTCATATTGTATGCATAGTATCATGATGGAGGAGAATTACAAGCCTGTGGCGCAACCTCAACGTCGTTTGAATCCAACTATGAAAGAAGTAGTGAGAAAGGAAGTAGTGAAGCTACTTGAAGCCGGTATGATCTATCCGATTTCAGACAGTGCTTGGGTGAGTCCAGTCCAGGTAGTTCCAAAGAAAGGAGGCATGACGGTAATCACAAATGACAAGAATGAGTTGATTCCGTCAAGAACGGTTACGGGCTGGAGGATGTGTATCGATTATCGGAGACTTAACAAAGCCACCAGAAAAGACCACTTTCCATTGCCATTTATGGACCAAATGCTAGAAAGATTGTCCGGTCAAGAGTTTTATTGCTTTTTAGATGGTTATTCGGGGTATAATCAGATCACAGTCAATCCCGAAGACCATGAAAAGACAGCATTCACTTGTCCTTTTGGTGTCTTTGCATATAGAAGAATGCCTTTTGGTTTATGTAATGCTCCAGCAACATTTCAACGGTGTATGCAAGCTATCTTTTCTGACTTGATTGAAAAATGCATTGAAGTGTTCATGGACGACTTCTCGGTGTTTGGCCCATCATTTGAACTTTGTCTGAAAAACTTGGACACCGTACTGAAGCGGTGTGTTGAAACTAATTTGGTTTTGAATTGGGAGAAGTGTCATTTCATGGTGACTGAAGGCATAGTTCTTGGTCACAAAATCTCTTCCAAGGGCATTGAAGTTGACAAAGCAAAGGTAGAAGTCATTGAAAAGCTTCCACCACCGGTAAATGTCAAAGGAATCAGAAGCTTTCTTGGTCATGCAGGATTCTACAGGCGATTCATTAAAGATTTCTCAAAAATCGCCAAACCGTTGAGCAATCTGCTTAACAAAGATAAGCCATTTAACTTTGACAATGCTTGTTTACTCGCTTTTAatgatttgaaagaaaaattgacAACTGCACCCATAATCACAGCGCCCGATTGGTCACTTGACTTTGAATTAATGTGTGATGCGAGTGATTATGCGGTTGGTGCAGTTCTTggacaaagaaagaacaaattTTTTCATGCCATACATTATGCAAGCAAAGTTTTAAATGATGCACAAATTAATTATGCTACTACAGAAAAAGAATTGCTTGCAATAGTGTACGCACTTGAGAAATTTCGTTCTTACTTGATTGGTTCCAAAATTGTTGTTTATACTGACCATGCAGCTATCAAATACCCGATTACAAAGTCTGATTCCAAACAAAGGCTCATTAGATGGATGCTCTTGCtacaagagtttgatcttgAGATTAAAGATAAAAAAGGAACAGAGAACTTGGTAGCTGATCATTTGTCCAGGTTGGTGAACAATGAGGTGACCGAGCATGAACGTGAGGTTCTTGAGGAATTCCCAGATGAGAAGTTACTTATGGTGCAGGAAAGGCCGTGGTTTGCTGACATGGCCAATTACAAAGTATCTGGATTAATTCCGGAAGATTTCAATTAGCACCAGAAAAAGAGATTTCTCCGTGAAGCAAATCAGTTTGTTTGGGATGATCCTTACTTGTTCAAAATTGGAGCTGACAACTTGTTGAGAAGGTGTGTAACTAGAGAGGAGGCCACAAGCATCTTATGGCATTGTCACAGCTCGCCATATGGTGGTCATTACAATGGAGAGCGAACTGCGGCCAAAGTCCTACAATCGGGATTCTATTGGCCAACTCTGTTCAAAGATGCTCATGAATATTCTCAAAGATGTGACAATTGTCAAAAGACCGGTGGAATCTCTAGGCGTAATGAAATGCCTTTGCAAAACATTGTTGAAGTAGAAGTTTTTGATTGTTGGGGCATTGATTTTGTCGGGCCATTTCCTTCGTCATTTTCATATGAATACATCTTGGTGGCGGTAGATTATGTGTCGAAATGGGTGGAAGCAGTTGCATCACCAAAGGCCGACGGCAAAACGGTGatcaaatttttaaagaaaaacattttcactCGTTTTGGAACTCCTCGTGTGCTCATTAGTGATGGAGGTTCGCACTTTTGTAATTCTCAACTAGCTAAAGCACTTGAGCATTACGGAGTCAAGCACAAGGTTGCATCACCATACCATCCGCAGTTCGAGGATGTGTTAGATTCGTCTACTGAGGCCGAGTATACTGAAAATGTTATGGCTTTTAGGAAGTTATGTGAGAGGTGGCCAAAATTTGTTCGATACGTTGAAGAGACAATTTTGGACACCGACAAAGAGAAGCTCGTGAGTGCATGGGTGGACAAGCATATGCACATGGGCAACCATACGACAAATAGAGCCGAAAGCGCACACGGTGTTTTGAAAAGTTACTTGACCGACGGTCTCGGTGATTTGGTGAAGGGTTGGGAATCGATCCACAGAATGTTAGGCAATCAATTCACCCAAGTGCAAACTGAATTTGGCCAGAACATGTCTGTGTATGGACACACATACCGGAAGAAAACACTTTACTCGACTTTGATGTTTAAAATCTCTAGACGTGCAATGAGATACATCCACACTGAATCAAAAAGAGTCGAGTTTACTGGTATGGATAGCATGAAGTGTGGTTGTCTGATGAGGACTAACTACGGGCTGCCATGTGCGTGTTTGATTGCCAAGAAACTGCACCACAATAGGCCTATTAGACTCGATGAGGTTTACAAACATTGGAAGATAATTTGTTTCCAAGATGAAGAAGTTGGTGGTGACGTCGAGGACGATTATGCGTGCACGGCAGAGTGGCAAGCAATTCAGGTGCGTGTTTATTAAAGGCATAATACACTTATTTTACGATTTTACGATCATTATgcgttggtttttaatttttaatggcatatttttttttttgtttgttttaggaaCGATTGAGAACAGCTGATGTAAGCATGAAAAATGAGATCCGAGATCAACTCCGCAAGATTGCGTATCCTACAACCACCGATGTGGAGCCTCCGAACACAAATGTAAAATCAAAAGGggctaaaaagaaaaaggtggTCCGTGGAACAAGATCCACCAGCAGAGATAAGTCTCGATGGGAGCATGTTGAAGAATATTTCACGGAGACACAAGCGTCGCAATCGTCAAAGCCGTCTCCGTCAATTCCATCCCACTCAAGgccatcatcatcacaaccTACCGCATCAAACCCTATGCCTACGGTGTCTGAAGCTCCGCTCACTGTGTCCAACCCATTGCCACTAACCTCATCATCTCAAATTTTTGGAATTAACCACATGCCAAAATTCATGCATCCCTTCATTGAAGATATCATCAACGTGGACGGCGACGGCTATTGTGGTTACCGTGCCGTTGCATTGGCTCAGAGAGGCAACGAAGATGATTTTGAACTGATACGGTGCAACATGAGCAGGGAGTTGCGATTGAATAAGGATATGTATGTTGCTATATTTGGTTGCGAGGAGCGTTACCAATATATCTGTGATGCACTACTCCCACCCCCGAGGACGAGACAACGTACTAGTATTAGGAATAGTGTTGCACCGATGGATAAATGGTTCACGTTGCCGGATATGGGACATATCGTGGCCACCATATTGGATAGAGTAGTTGTTCAGCTCTCCATACTTCAAAACGGCCCTTGTGAAACTTTTTTCCCATTGCGTTCCATTCCGTCACCAAACCCGTCTTCAAGGGTTATTTGCCTTGGCGCGTTACCGGATCACTATGTTTTGGTAAAGCTTAAAGTTGGGTGTCCGATACCCAAATCAAACAAGTCGTGGAAGCAATATTGTGCTAAACAAAGTTTGGGTTGGGAAGATTCATTCATAGCTGCGCAACATAGGTTCGAGGAGATGATGAGCACCGAGAACGTTGTCCCCATCCAAATAGTTGGTGCAGGCAGTAGAGAAACTCCATTGGTGATTGACTGAtcatttggcctattttaatgtattttacgttgttatatattttgatgtaaAGAACATCCATTTTGTAATGATATGAATCGAGATGTAATGACATCCATTTTGTAATGAAATATATTGAAGTGATTTGGTGTTGTGTAATTGTTTGTGTCAATATAATGATATTGGTTGAAGTAATTTTGATGTTGTGTAattgtatgaataatttttCCAATATGAATGTGTCTGGATGAACAGCATTAACAATGGATTTCGCGTGGATGTCATTCCATGGAAGGTCGTGAGTTACAATATCATTGGTtgtcatgaaaatatatttcgGTAACTAGGTACCGGAATatacccagatttcggtaaataTCTGCCGAACCCGCCTATTTACAGTGAACAAACGAAATTTTCGGTAGATTGGTACCGAAGTATGTTGTTCTTCCGGCAAATAGTTACCGAACTAAAATGTCGGTAAACATCTGCCGAACCGTACAAATTCCAGTGACCCACTGAAATTTTCGGTAGATTGGTACCGAAATAAGGGGGTATGACAGTAAACTTCGGTGAATATTAACCGAACTCATAAACTTCGGGgaatgcgaaccgaaatgtgtTTAAATTTACAACTGTTTactgggggtataaaagaaaactggggggtagaaaagatgTAAGCATATGCCTGAAAACTtgttaaaaatcatataaataacttaatcgATACGAACCCgtcaaataatttatatttgagatTACACCGACACTTTTTGTGGTCGAGATTGGAtcgacaatttttattttttatttttttttttgtggtcaagATTACACCGACATTTAGTTGTGGTTAAAATTACACCGACGAAATTATGTGGCCGTAATTAGATTGAATGTAGTATAAAACCGCCGTATGTGTATAGTTGTGAAAAACACGTTTGAACAATTTCGCAAAATGAGTGCTTCAAATCGGTCTGTTAATAACAATAGGGCGACATCTCATGCATTTTCAGTTAAGTTTCGCGGTAACGACGAGTTGTTCTGCGTTGACCTGTCGAACAATTTGACGACTATTCAAGCTCTTAAACGCCAGATCGAAGTCATGTATCGCTTCAAATACGGCagacaaatcaaaatagaaaaaattgcgTATTACGAATCGACAATCGACCTGGCCAGTGATAATGTCGGTGGATATGATGAGCAACCGCGAAAATACGAGTGGAAGGAGTTGAAAAATGATGACGATGTGAACGACATGTTCAATGGGGTAGAAGTTGATCCGAAGTATCCACGTTTGTATGCTACCTTAGTAGTTACAAACTGAAATTTGGTTACTCATGTTGTTGAATTCTCAGTTATGTTGTTGTTGCTTTTTCGTTTACGTTATCGCTGATTTTTCAGTTATGTTGATGTTGaccttttaattaatgaatgctTTTATGTTGCACGTTTTTTATGCTCCATCTAAATTTTCTAAACGCTCGCCAAACGAATCAACACCCACCTACCGCATTTAAGCCCACCTAACTCCGCTAACTACCAATCCACCTCATTAACGCTCACCTACCGCCATAATGTGCACCAAACCCATCTTTAAATTCACGTGTTTTGTTGAATTCAACACTcgacagaaaaaaaataacggGAAAATGGATGTCTCACTCACACAACGAATGAGATCTACTCTTGCGGCAGTTTACTTCGGCGATGGAAAACCGCATTTGTTTCGAATCAATGACGGTGAAACGTTCGAAGGTCTGAAACAGCAGCTGTACCAACTGAATCGCACCGTCAACAACCCGAACGACAATAGAACGGTATCAAATCTCCTGTATCGAAAGCCATCAATTGGTTCTGACGGACGCGTTGCTTTCACTCGTATGGCTGTTGAAAACAACGATGATGTTGAAACTATGTTTTCAATCTTCGAGCAGTACTCCTCCACGGGACCTATCGAGCTAGATGCGACACTGACAAGATCAGTTGAAGCCATCCTTGCTTGTCTTGTTGGGCCGGAAGACCCAAATAGGCAAACTAAGTGATGCGACCGTGT from Trifolium pratense cultivar HEN17-A07 linkage group LG5, ARS_RC_1.1, whole genome shotgun sequence encodes:
- the LOC123886710 gene encoding probable serine/threonine-protein kinase drkD; protein product: MRGKTSAENLLFDPEIERTARRNNSQRKKRKQRAKQKQLLEGTSVSISSISPIIEDIMAEEEPQNGGGGVRPCHNSPRRLAHLARPQRAARQTEMKTGLLQLLYANPFAGLSHEDPYNHLVKFYEIAGSLGASEAEEESVFMRMFPHSLIGTAKDWYLDLPAQVMTNWNTLEEKFLDRFFPHHKFMEAKTTIAVFAQGSNETLCEAWDRYKSMLRKCPNHGFDELTQIHIFRNGLLQQSKLLLDATAGGSLLSLNAADATAIIEKMALSDRQSERNKNPSQRKAGILELDTSDAVLAQNKLLTNTVEELSQQMSKLITLHEGSGKAKQVAYCELCTGDHPTGHCPPENEEVNFMGNQPRQGQYQNNTGYQRGNNSNYGQGWRQDAGSSNRQKQYESYNQLPTQQNQNSDLEVTLHKFMEMQQKQLQQYQQQQQQFQQQQQQFQQETQVYQRGNDAVLRNLETQIGQIAKQVANNTNQGGSFAANT
- the LOC123886711 gene encoding uncharacterized protein LOC123886711, producing the protein MPLQNIVEVEVFDCWGIDFVGPFPSSFSYEYILVAVDYVSKWVEAVASPKADGKTVIKFLKKNIFTRFGTPRVLISDGGSHFCNSQLAKALEHYGVKHKVASPYHPQFEDVLDSSTEAEYTENVMAFRKLCERWPKFVRYVEETILDTDKEKLVSAWVDKHMHMGNHTTNRAESAHGVLKSYLTDGLGDLVKGWESIHRMLGNQFTQVQTEFGQNMSVYGHTYRKKTLYSTLMFKISRRAMRYIHTESKRVEFTGMDSMKCGCLMRTNYGLPCACLIAKKLHHNRPIRLDEVYKHWKIICFQDEEVGGDVEDDYACTAEWQAIQERLRTADVSMKNEIRDQLRKIAYPTTTDVEPPNTNVKSKGAKKKKVVRGTRSTSRDKSRWEHVEEYFTETQASQSSKPSPSIPSHSRPSSSQPTASNPMPTVSEAPLTVSNPLPLTSSSQIFGINHMPKFMHPFIEDIINVDGDGYCGYRAVALAQRGNEDDFELIRCNMSRELRLNKDMYVAIFGCEERYQYICDALLPPPRTRQRTSIRNSVAPMDKWFTLPDMGHIVATILDRVVVQLSILQNGPCETFFPLRSIPSPNPSSRVICLGALPDHYVLVKLKVGCPIPKSNKSWKQYCAKQSLGWEDSFIAAQHRFEEMMSTENVVPIQIVGAGSRETPLVID
- the LOC123886713 gene encoding uncharacterized protein LOC123886713, with translation MDVSLTQRMRSTLAAVYFGDGKPHLFRINDGETFEGLKQQLYQLNRTVNNPNDNRTVSNLLYRKPSIGSDGRVAFTRMAVENNDDVETMFSIFEQYSSTGPIELDATLTRSVEAILACLVGPEDPNRQTK